A single Acidimicrobiia bacterium DNA region contains:
- a CDS encoding ATP-dependent Clp protease adaptor ClpS, which translates to MSDDKKPPATRRDGERQTGLVLDERTRTKKPPMYKVLLHNDDYTTREFVVWVLQSVFHKSENDAVSIMSHVHNNGVGVAGVYTFEVAETKVSKTMVLAKEQQFPLQLSIEPED; encoded by the coding sequence ATGTCGGACGACAAGAAGCCACCTGCGACTCGCCGCGATGGCGAGCGGCAGACCGGGCTCGTGCTCGACGAGCGAACGCGCACGAAGAAGCCGCCGATGTACAAGGTGCTGCTACACAACGATGACTACACGACGCGCGAGTTCGTCGTGTGGGTGCTGCAGTCGGTGTTTCACAAGAGCGAGAACGACGCGGTGTCGATCATGAGCCACGTGCACAACAACGGGGTCGGCGTCGCGGGCGTGTACACGTTCGAGGTCGCCGAGACCAAGGTCAGCAAGACGATGGTGCTCGCGAAGGAGCAGCAGTTCCCGCTGCAGCTCTCGATCGAGCCGGAAGATTAG